Within Hydra vulgaris chromosome 02, alternate assembly HydraT2T_AEP, the genomic segment caattttttgtagttttagtTTAATGCGATCAATCAAAACTTGCTCTGTTGAAGCTTGCCAATCTCCCTCGTAAACCTTCTGTGCCAAATGTCCCCAAAAATTTTCAATCGGTCGTGCTTGAGGCACATTTGGGAGATTGGATTCTTTATCAACGTAATAGACATATTGGTCCATCCAATTTAGAGAATCTTTAGAATAATAAGAACTTGCTAAATCTGGCCAAAATAAGTAGTTAAAGTCTCCATGATACTTGTGAATAAATGGAAGAAGTCgtttttctaaacatttaatGTAGATTGATGAATTGATCGCTACAGCCTTGGAAGTGCGAAACAATGGCTCGGACATACCACGGTCAGATATGGCTATccacattaataatttttttggaaatttgtcTTTTCCTATAAAACGAACACTTTCTGGGCAtgtctttttgttgtttgtGTAGTATCCAGAATTTCCAGACTTGTTGTGCCCtgcaaaacaaaagtatttttcgtCATCGATGACTAGAAGCGATTTTGTGTTTCgcataaaaccacaaaaactaATCATTATGCTCAAATAATGAAATTAGGATTTGTCCGATAACTTCCGCATCACCCGTTAACTAATTGATTTTCAGTATTATCTggcaatagttttttaaatgaaccaaGTGATACTTTATGTATGTTAATGGagtctaaattctttaattttctttgaatcATTCTATGTAAGATCAAAAAACactaagaaaaattaaaacaacaaaatatcataattCGTAGTTGTCATAGAGATGAACTGGTTGTCTTTCGcttaatcttctttttttcaaagtgacacaaaatatttttagtaacactaaataattttagagtttagctaaacttttaaaaatcattaaagcaATAAATTGCCAGGTTGGAATCATTATAAATGCAATCTGTCTCATTTCAGTTATGAAATCATTGAAACTAGCAATTGAAATCTCATTTATTTATCTCATagatttattgaaatataaagaaTCACAAGacttttctatttattttgaatCTTTATGCACTCATTCCCTATTTCCTAACAAAAATcctcaaaaaa encodes:
- the LOC136076198 gene encoding uncharacterized protein LOC136076198: MISFCGFMRNTKSLLVIDDEKYFCFAGHNKSGNSGYYTNNKKTCPESVRFIGKDKFPKKLLMWIAISDRGMSEPLFRTSKAVAINSSIYIKCLEKRLLPFIHKYHGDFNYLFWPDLASSYYSKDSLNWMDQYVYYVDKESNLPNVPQARPIENFWGHLAQKVYEGDWQASTEQVLIDRIKLKLQKIDLNFLQSHMKGVRAKLRFIADGGVFSYKI